The following proteins come from a genomic window of Panicum hallii strain FIL2 chromosome 8, PHallii_v3.1, whole genome shotgun sequence:
- the LOC112902882 gene encoding indole-2-monooxygenase-like isoform X2 — protein sequence MALVLAHLQEHASPLALSLLLVLFVIAVRLATLRSRAEKLLNKLPSPPSRLPIIGHLHLVGALPHVSLRNLARRHGPDVMLLRLGAVPTLVVSSPAAAKTVLRTHDHVFASRPHSAVGDILFYGNTNVAFAPYGDYWRRTRKIAAIHLLTTSKVRSFRPAREHEVRLVLARMRDAAAASTAVDLSEVLSNYSNDVVCQAVLGRLPREEGRNKLFRELFKTNSKLLSGFNLDDYFPSLARLDMVRRVVCAKAVKQKKRWDELLDDLIDKHAGQAVTEEEADFIDVLLSVQDEYNLTRDNIKAILIVRMGYV from the exons ATGGCTCTAGTGCTAGCACACCTCCAAGAACATGCATCCCCTCTGGCCCTGtcgctcctcctcgtcctcttcGTCATCGCCGTGCGCCTGGCGACGTTGAGGTCGCGAGCAGAGAAGCTCCTCAACAAGCTCCCTTCGCCGCCGTCCCGGCTCCCCATCATCGGGCACCTCCACCTCGTCGGCGCCCTCCCCCACGTCTCCCTCCGCAACCTCGCCCGGCGGCACGGCCCGGACGTGATGCTCCTCCGCCTCGGCGCCGTCCCGACGCTGGTAGTGTCGTCCCCTGCCGCCGCCAAGACCGTCCTGCGTACGCACGACCACGTCTTCGCGTCCCGGCCGCACTCCGCCGTCGGCGACATCCTCTTCTACGGAAACACCAACGTCGCCTTCGCCCCCTACGGCGACTACTGGCGCCGGACCAGGAAGATcgccgccatccacctcctCACCACCAGCAAGGTCCGCTCCTTCCGCCCCGCCCGCGAGCACGAGGTGCGGCTGGTCCTGGCACGGATgagggacgccgccgccgcgtcgacgGCGGTGGACCTCAGCGAGGTCCTCAGCAACTACTCCAACGACGTCGTCTGCCAGGCCGTGCTCGGCAGGCTGCCCAGGGAGGAAGGGAGGAACAAGCTGTTCCGGGAGCTGTTCAAGACCAATTCCAAGCTCCTGTCGGGGTTTAACCTGGACGACTACTTCCCGAGCTTGGCGAGGCTGGACATGGTGAGGAGGGTCGTGTGCGCCAAGGCCGTGAAGCAGAAGAAGAGATGGGACGAATTGCTGGACGATCTCATCGACAAGCACGCCGGCCAGgcggtgacagaggaagaagctgATTTCATAGATGTCCTGCTCTCCGTTCAAGATGAGTACAACCTAACGAGAgacaacatcaaggcaatattGATTGTACGGATGg GATATGTTTGA